The DNA segment TAGAGGCTCAGATAAAATCAGATTTTTTAAAGAAAACATATGAATTAATATGAATAGCAGTATTTTTTTGTAAAGCTGATTTATACTGAGGATATTATGAGTCAGCATAATTCTTTTTATTGCTTAGACACTATACTTCGTCACATTCTATGGGGTTAATTATACGGTAATTGTAGCCAATACAACCAGGAAATGTCAGTTAAAATATCTAAGTTCTTAGATATGGGATTTTGGCAAGTAAATTAAGGCTAAAATGCCTATTATAATTTACTTCCAGCTACTCTAGTTTTTACCATTAAAAGTGAGTTTTTTGTATGCCTAACGGCCCTTTGAGTGAAGAACCTCGTAACCAACGAGCCACTGTAATTCGTACTAGTAATGAATTTGTTTTGCTAGAATGGCTGAAATCAAATGGTCGTCTCATAGAGCGTGAACCTCAAGAGTCTCAGCGTCTGAGCCAAGTAGAAGAAATTTCAGAGATGATTGAGCTTGATGATATCCCTTATGATCATGATGATGATGATTCAGATATGGACTTAGAAGATTAGGTCGAACAACTGGGTTTTTATGCAAAAACCCGGTTATTGCTAATTATCTTTAATGATAGTTTCCAAAGCAGTTTGTAAGTCTTTTGTCAATGCAGTCACAGCTTGACGAGACGCAGCGCGATTTCCTTGACATTTTTCCCAGATTTCAGTCACAGAAATTGGTTCACCCACAGTAATCATCGCCTTTCTCAAACCTAGGCGAGGTCTTCCAGGAAGAGTAGATTCCTGGATGCGAGAAAGCAAATCAAACATTAATAATGCCGTTTCCGCCAACCTTTCCGCCGTCGGTTTTTCCTGAATATAATTAGCACTCACAGCCACAAAACTTTCCACTATTCTCATATGTTGCATCTTCAAATCTGCTTCTGAAGCAATCCAATCTGCTAACCCACGTTTGAAGGGTGATAAAGCATTGATATCTGCTATATCATCCCGATAAATATAATTCCAACCAGCTTCTTCTAAACGACGACAACGATCAATAAAATTTCCATGGGCTTGTACTCCAAAATATGCTTCAGCAACGTGTAAAGCTTTATCCATTAAACGATGCAATCTAGCAATTAAAATCTGATTCGGGCTAGCAGATTCATCAATAGATATGGTTTTGGGGATGTCTTGATGATGGAAACGGCGATAAAATTCTTCCATCTCGGTAATGAAATATTCACCCAAGCGACAAAGGCGTTGATAGTAAATTTCTGGCTGTTTATGAGTCGCAGATTTGTCAAATGGTTCCAAGCCGCTATCAGCTTCTAATTTAGTTAACAGCCCATGCAGTTTTGACCAAGGCGGCTCAACGTAGCTATATTTAATGCCAATCGGCACAATCACCACAGTCTCAGAACGGTGAGCTTTTTGCAAGTCTTCTACACACCAGAACCCTAATTGAGCCACACCTGGTTCTAGAGGACTGACAATTTCACTATGACCATTATTACCTCCTTCGGGTGCGATCGCGATCGCCATATCACCATCACTAAATAACTCTCTTGCTGTTTGAATAGCTTGTCTATCTAATCGCCGACCACGACGAATGGGGACACCGCCAACTTTAGAGAACAACCACCCCAGCCAATCACCAGCCCACACAGTCATTCCTCGGTCATAAAGAAAGTAGCTGTGAGTGCGTTGTTGCAGTTTAATATGATGCTGGCGTGCAACTTTAGGCAAAATGTAGGAAATTAGATATAGCATACACAAAGGATCTTCTACCTCTGGATGACGAAACGCAATCAAAAAGCGAATTTTGCCCGCCTGGAATTGTTGATAAAGTTTAGCTAATGTCTCAACATTCTTACCTTCAATCTGGACAATTCCAGCAGGTAGCCATGGTTTAGTGCGAAAACGTAGCACAATAGGCAATAACCACCGAAAAATTTGCAGTATAAATGGGTTAAAGCGTTGGGGAATAAATTTGAGTGGTGGTTGGGTAGAGTTGATTGGTTTAGGCAAATGACTCTCCAGAGGGAATATGGATTAGTGTCACGCATTAGCGAAGCGAAGTACGAAGTACGTTAGGCGCAGAGGCGCAAAGGACGGAAGAGTTTGGATATGAAGATACCAGAGGATGCGCGACAGTACGCGCCAGCAACTCAACGCAATCGTGAACCTATTTTAGAGGTACTTTTACAAGTGTTACCTACAAGTGGCACTATCTTGGAAGTGGCTAGTGGTACGGGTGAACACGCTGTATTTTTTGCGCCCCGTCTTCAGCCTCGTGAATGGCTACCTTCTGAGCAAAATCCGTTATTACGCGCTAGTGTCACGGCTTGGGCTGAAGAATGTTCATCAGATAATCTTTATCCACCTTTGGAAATTGATGCTAGTGCGCCAATTTGGGCAGTAGAGAAAGGTACATTACCTTACTCACCCATTGTAGCTATAGTTAATATCAATATGATTCATATTTCACCTTGGTCAGCTTGTTTGGGACTAATGGCTGGTGCTGGTCGAATTTTACCTCCTGGTGGAATACTCTATTTATATGGGCCATTCAAAGAAAACGGCGAACATACCGCATCTAGTAATGCCGCTTTTGATCAATCTTTAAGGGCGCAAAATCCGGCGTGGGGTGTGCGTAATTTAGAGGAAGTTGTGGCCGCAGCTAGTACCGAGTCTCTCAGACTTAAAGCAACTTATCAAATGCCGGCTAATAATCTTTCTCTAGTGTTTCAACGTTGTGAATAGTGGAGATTAGCAGACTCGAACTGCTGACATCCTGCTTGCAAAGCAGGCGCTCTACCAACTGAGCTAAACCCCCATAAAATATAAAAAGCATTTATTGCTTTAGTTAAAAATTATATCATTGCTCAACAAATGAAGCAAGAAAATATCCAAGTGGTGGCAGCCCTTTATAAATTTGTCAAACTGCCCGATTTTGCTGAAAAACCAGAAACTCTGTTGTCTTACTGCCAATCACAAGGTGTTAAGGGGACAATTTTATTGGCAGCAGAAGGCATTAACGGCACTATTGCCGGGTCGCGTCAGGCGGTTGACTCTGTTCTGGCGTTTTTGCGTGCTGACCCGCGTTTAGCAGACTTAGAACATAAAGAGTCGTACACCGAAACACAGCCCTTTGAACGGATGAAGGTACGCCTAAAGCCAGAAATTGTGACTATGGGTTTACCAGAAGTTGACCCAAATCAGCAGGTAGGTACTTATGTCAGTCCCGAAGAATGGAATGATTTGATTCGTGATCCTGAAGTAATTGTGATTGACACCCGTAATGATTATGAAGTGAATATCGGGACTTTCAAAAAGGCACAAAATCCTCAAACTAAATCATTCCGAGAGTTTCCCGAATATGTGAGTAACAATCTCGACCCTAGTCAACACAAAAAAATCGCGTTGTTTTGTACTGGTGGTATTCGTTGTGAAAAAGCTTCATCTTTTATGCTTTCCCAAGGCTTTGCTGAAGTCTATCACCTTAAAGGTGGTATTCTCAAGTATTTGGAATCAGTGCCAACAGAGTCAAGTTTGTGGGAAGGTGAATGTTTTGTATTTGATGAACGGGTAGCCGTGCGTCATGGCTTAGAGTCAGGTAGTCATGAACGATGCTTTTGTTGTGGACATCCCATTTCTGCGACAGATAAGACTTCTCATAAATATGAAGAAGGTATTTCTTGTCCTCACTGTTTTGATCACCTGACTGAAGAAAAAAGAGTGCGTCAGCAAGAGAAGTGGAAACAATATCAATTAATTCGTAATTCGTAATAGAGCCTCCGGCACGCTACGCGAACGTAATTCGTAATTTGTTCAAATTGCATCATTATTCAAGCCCTGGTTACGCAGCCTAGGGTTTTTGATAGTAATCTTCTAAACAAGGGTTTTTTCTTCTGGCTGAGAATCTGCGATAAAAAACAGTTTTGGGAACAAAAGCCCTGAACGCTTTTTGTATTCCTCAAAATCAGAGTAACGAGATAAAGATTTGTCTTTCTTAAGCATATTGGGAATAAATATCATGCTGATAAAACCTCCAAGAATCAAGAATGGGAGCCAGTGTAGTGTCAGCATGGCGAAGGCACTATAAATCAAGATTTCTCCCAGATAATTGGTGTTGCGACAACGAGCAAAGAATCCTTCTGTTATTAGTCCCTTCTGATATTTCAGGGTATAGTATTTCTGGGCATCGCTAGCAAAGCTGAGAAAAACACCAAAGATATTCACAGAAATGGCTAGTGCTACTAATGGTAAGGGTGGGACTGTGCCACTACTAATCAGAATAAAAGGTGCTATCCAGTATAGGTTCACAATCACAAAAACAAAAATGCCCTGCGGGATGGAAACGAATTGCTCCCATTGTGGGTCTGGGAATATGCGGTCTTTTAGTAGCCACAGAAAGCCATAAGTACCGTGAAGTGCTAAATATACCCAAGCCCCAAGAGTGAAGTTTTGGTAAATAAACATAAGTCCCAGTACAAAAAAGAATGTTAGTCCTTTGTGAAGATTGATGGCATACTTGCTTTTCATGATTTGCCTGATGATTTTTGTCGGGATTCTTAATAATTATAAATACAGAGACAATTCAGGAATTGCCTCTACAGGAATTATTTCTTGTGGGCTAGGGTTAAACCATCGGCGATGGGAACTAAACTGAGATTAATTCGCTGGTCTTGATGCAGCTTATGATTGAGGGCGCGAATCTTTGTGGTGCGATTGTCTTGGACTTGAGTATCTGCAACTCTACCTGACCATAGAACATT comes from the Nodularia sp. NIES-3585 genome and includes:
- a CDS encoding DUF1295 domain-containing protein; amino-acid sequence: MKSKYAINLHKGLTFFFVLGLMFIYQNFTLGAWVYLALHGTYGFLWLLKDRIFPDPQWEQFVSIPQGIFVFVIVNLYWIAPFILISSGTVPPLPLVALAISVNIFGVFLSFASDAQKYYTLKYQKGLITEGFFARCRNTNYLGEILIYSAFAMLTLHWLPFLILGGFISMIFIPNMLKKDKSLSRYSDFEEYKKRSGLLFPKLFFIADSQPEEKTLV
- a CDS encoding rhodanese-related sulfurtransferase encodes the protein MKQENIQVVAALYKFVKLPDFAEKPETLLSYCQSQGVKGTILLAAEGINGTIAGSRQAVDSVLAFLRADPRLADLEHKESYTETQPFERMKVRLKPEIVTMGLPEVDPNQQVGTYVSPEEWNDLIRDPEVIVIDTRNDYEVNIGTFKKAQNPQTKSFREFPEYVSNNLDPSQHKKIALFCTGGIRCEKASSFMLSQGFAEVYHLKGGILKYLESVPTESSLWEGECFVFDERVAVRHGLESGSHERCFCCGHPISATDKTSHKYEEGISCPHCFDHLTEEKRVRQQEKWKQYQLIRNS
- a CDS encoding DUF938 domain-containing protein: MKIPEDARQYAPATQRNREPILEVLLQVLPTSGTILEVASGTGEHAVFFAPRLQPREWLPSEQNPLLRASVTAWAEECSSDNLYPPLEIDASAPIWAVEKGTLPYSPIVAIVNINMIHISPWSACLGLMAGAGRILPPGGILYLYGPFKENGEHTASSNAAFDQSLRAQNPAWGVRNLEEVVAAASTESLRLKATYQMPANNLSLVFQRCE
- a CDS encoding DUF3134 domain-containing protein, which produces MPNGPLSEEPRNQRATVIRTSNEFVLLEWLKSNGRLIEREPQESQRLSQVEEISEMIELDDIPYDHDDDDSDMDLED
- a CDS encoding 1-acyl-sn-glycerol-3-phosphate acyltransferase; this translates as MPKPINSTQPPLKFIPQRFNPFILQIFRWLLPIVLRFRTKPWLPAGIVQIEGKNVETLAKLYQQFQAGKIRFLIAFRHPEVEDPLCMLYLISYILPKVARQHHIKLQQRTHSYFLYDRGMTVWAGDWLGWLFSKVGGVPIRRGRRLDRQAIQTARELFSDGDMAIAIAPEGGNNGHSEIVSPLEPGVAQLGFWCVEDLQKAHRSETVVIVPIGIKYSYVEPPWSKLHGLLTKLEADSGLEPFDKSATHKQPEIYYQRLCRLGEYFITEMEEFYRRFHHQDIPKTISIDESASPNQILIARLHRLMDKALHVAEAYFGVQAHGNFIDRCRRLEEAGWNYIYRDDIADINALSPFKRGLADWIASEADLKMQHMRIVESFVAVSANYIQEKPTAERLAETALLMFDLLSRIQESTLPGRPRLGLRKAMITVGEPISVTEIWEKCQGNRAASRQAVTALTKDLQTALETIIKDN